Proteins from a genomic interval of Ptychodera flava strain L36383 chromosome 7, AS_Pfla_20210202, whole genome shotgun sequence:
- the LOC139137737 gene encoding draxin-like isoform X2 has translation MRLLTTITLLCLILCLYILTNNEVSAKKKKNRGANAGGSQDGGGKKGKHRKDKNREEPMVDTTGDMTEGMEDKIEDTMGDPVGDPVGDPMGDPVEDKMDETEDEVMEGTQEETNDETAEDKNGETKDETVDVKDEEMPKKEKKKKDRKRDKKKPKNEKMEETVNTTPGEPIPESEPTAGSDTDNAGNIDSKIEEVVPTEDMMGKVTVSPKPSAVTKTELPAPEPEPENASPETDDENEDKDKNKKDNEENEMVEVEEDLPPINEEILVPGPTLDMSIFNMSLIPTQPTKTKKKNKDKSKKKGTKKNKKDKKKKSKDGAMQECIENSDCSQGTCCEEGDEDKHYCVEYQKKEGQKCTDNCMCQHDLQCYAETGKTKGNCVVPDTSDLDDGYYIGIVEDAVDEMMKDM, from the exons ATGAGGTTGTTAACCACAATCACGCTGCTGTGTCTGATACTTTGTTTGTACATCCTAACGAACAATGAGGTGTCAGCgaaaaagaagaagaacagGGGTGCTAATGCTGGTGGATCACAGGATGGAG GAGGTAAAAAGGGAAAACATCGAAAAGACAAAAATCGTGAAGAACCAATGGTGGACACTACAGGTGACATGACAGAAGGAATGGAAGACAAGATAGAAGACACCATGGGTGATCCAGTGGGTGATCCAGTGGGTGATCCAATGGGTGATCCAGTGGAAGACAAAATGGATGAAACGGAAGATGAGGTAATGGAAGGCACACAGGAGGAAACAAATGACGAAACAGCGGAAGATAAAAACGGTGAAACTAAGGATGAGACAGTGGATGTTAAGGATGAAGAAATGcctaaaaaagaaaagaaaaagaaagatagGAAGAGAGATAAAAAGAAGCCAAAGAATGAGAAAATGGAAGAAACTGTGAATACAA CGCCAGGTGAACCAATACCAGAGAGTGAGCCGACAGCAGGTAGCGACACTGATAATGCTGGGAATATTGATTCCAAGATTGAAGAGGTGGTTCCAACTGAAGATATGATGGGCAAAGTTACAGTATCACCAAAGCCTTCTGCCGTTACAAAAACAGAATTGCCGGCACCAGAGCCAGAGCCAGAAAACGCATCACCAGAAACTGATGATGAAAACGAG GATAAAGACAAAAACAAGAAAGACAACGAGGAAAATGAAATGGTTGAAGTTGAAGAAGACCTACCGCCGATAAATGAAGAAATTCTAGTTCCAGGTCCTACTTTAGATATGAGTATTTTCAACATGAGCTTAATCCCAACACaaccaacaaaaacaaagaaaaagaataaaGACAAGTCAAAGAAGAAGGgaacaaaaaagaacaaaaaagacaagaaaaagaaatcaaaagATGGAGCCATGCAAGAATGTATAGAGAATTCTGATTGTAGCCAAG GTACTTGCTGTGAGGAAGGAGACGAGGATAAACATTACTGTGTAGAATACCAAAAGAAAGAAGGACAGAAGTGCACAGACAATTGTATGTGTCAACATG ATCTCCAGTGTTATGCTGAGACAGGAAAGACTAAAGGCAACTGTGTGGTACCAGACACTTCAGATTTAGATGATGGATATTACATTGGAATTGTTGAAGATGCTGTGGATGAAATGATGAAAGATATGTAG
- the LOC139137737 gene encoding draxin-like isoform X1, protein MRLLTTITLLCLILCLYILTNNEVSAKKKKNRGANAGGSQDGEMTGGKKGKHRKDKNREEPMVDTTGDMTEGMEDKIEDTMGDPVGDPVGDPMGDPVEDKMDETEDEVMEGTQEETNDETAEDKNGETKDETVDVKDEEMPKKEKKKKDRKRDKKKPKNEKMEETVNTTPGEPIPESEPTAGSDTDNAGNIDSKIEEVVPTEDMMGKVTVSPKPSAVTKTELPAPEPEPENASPETDDENEDKDKNKKDNEENEMVEVEEDLPPINEEILVPGPTLDMSIFNMSLIPTQPTKTKKKNKDKSKKKGTKKNKKDKKKKSKDGAMQECIENSDCSQGTCCEEGDEDKHYCVEYQKKEGQKCTDNCMCQHDLQCYAETGKTKGNCVVPDTSDLDDGYYIGIVEDAVDEMMKDM, encoded by the exons ATGAGGTTGTTAACCACAATCACGCTGCTGTGTCTGATACTTTGTTTGTACATCCTAACGAACAATGAGGTGTCAGCgaaaaagaagaagaacagGGGTGCTAATGCTGGTGGATCACAGGATGGAG AAATGACAGGAGGTAAAAAGGGAAAACATCGAAAAGACAAAAATCGTGAAGAACCAATGGTGGACACTACAGGTGACATGACAGAAGGAATGGAAGACAAGATAGAAGACACCATGGGTGATCCAGTGGGTGATCCAGTGGGTGATCCAATGGGTGATCCAGTGGAAGACAAAATGGATGAAACGGAAGATGAGGTAATGGAAGGCACACAGGAGGAAACAAATGACGAAACAGCGGAAGATAAAAACGGTGAAACTAAGGATGAGACAGTGGATGTTAAGGATGAAGAAATGcctaaaaaagaaaagaaaaagaaagatagGAAGAGAGATAAAAAGAAGCCAAAGAATGAGAAAATGGAAGAAACTGTGAATACAA CGCCAGGTGAACCAATACCAGAGAGTGAGCCGACAGCAGGTAGCGACACTGATAATGCTGGGAATATTGATTCCAAGATTGAAGAGGTGGTTCCAACTGAAGATATGATGGGCAAAGTTACAGTATCACCAAAGCCTTCTGCCGTTACAAAAACAGAATTGCCGGCACCAGAGCCAGAGCCAGAAAACGCATCACCAGAAACTGATGATGAAAACGAG GATAAAGACAAAAACAAGAAAGACAACGAGGAAAATGAAATGGTTGAAGTTGAAGAAGACCTACCGCCGATAAATGAAGAAATTCTAGTTCCAGGTCCTACTTTAGATATGAGTATTTTCAACATGAGCTTAATCCCAACACaaccaacaaaaacaaagaaaaagaataaaGACAAGTCAAAGAAGAAGGgaacaaaaaagaacaaaaaagacaagaaaaagaaatcaaaagATGGAGCCATGCAAGAATGTATAGAGAATTCTGATTGTAGCCAAG GTACTTGCTGTGAGGAAGGAGACGAGGATAAACATTACTGTGTAGAATACCAAAAGAAAGAAGGACAGAAGTGCACAGACAATTGTATGTGTCAACATG ATCTCCAGTGTTATGCTGAGACAGGAAAGACTAAAGGCAACTGTGTGGTACCAGACACTTCAGATTTAGATGATGGATATTACATTGGAATTGTTGAAGATGCTGTGGATGAAATGATGAAAGATATGTAG